From one Geoalkalibacter halelectricus genomic stretch:
- a CDS encoding cation diffusion facilitator family transporter codes for MATGNHFDQKITRGFIFAIILTSVTFVAELIGGLWTNSLALLSDAAHVFSDLFALALSLMAIKLASRPATDRRTYGWHRAEILASLINGTTLLIIAGGILFEAWRRILDPQEVRSLEMFIIATMGLVMNLIVASRLHGHSHDDLNVRSAFLHVIGDAMASVGVIIGGVVMLLTGWYVVDALVSVVIVVIIGFGALRIIRAALHILLEGVPAHIDINEVVERMRAIEGVNDVHHVHCWSICSHITSLSAHIDVEPHYRLRQGQIVGEIEELLAHDYHITNTTLQCECSSCLSGPVIQQLQHRPRRSSLCSHGHGSHEHHHS; via the coding sequence ATGGCAACGGGCAATCACTTCGACCAGAAAATCACCCGCGGCTTCATCTTTGCCATCATCCTGACCAGCGTGACTTTCGTCGCCGAGCTGATCGGCGGCCTCTGGACCAACTCCCTGGCGCTGCTCTCCGACGCGGCGCATGTGTTCAGCGATCTGTTCGCCCTGGCCCTGTCGCTCATGGCGATCAAACTCGCTTCAAGACCGGCCACGGATCGGCGCACCTATGGCTGGCACCGTGCCGAGATTCTCGCCTCGCTGATCAACGGCACCACCCTGCTGATCATCGCCGGGGGGATTCTTTTCGAGGCCTGGCGGCGCATCCTCGATCCCCAGGAGGTGCGCAGCCTGGAAATGTTCATCATCGCCACCATGGGGTTGGTGATGAACCTCATCGTGGCCTCGCGCCTGCATGGCCACTCCCACGATGATCTCAACGTACGCAGCGCCTTTCTTCACGTGATCGGCGACGCCATGGCCTCGGTGGGGGTGATCATCGGCGGGGTGGTGATGCTGCTGACCGGCTGGTACGTGGTGGACGCCCTGGTGTCGGTGGTCATCGTGGTGATCATCGGCTTCGGCGCCTTGCGCATCATTCGCGCGGCCCTGCATATCCTGCTTGAAGGGGTGCCGGCGCATATCGACATCAACGAGGTGGTGGAGCGGATGCGCGCCATTGAGGGCGTCAACGACGTGCATCACGTGCATTGCTGGTCCATCTGCTCACACATCACTTCACTGTCGGCGCACATCGACGTCGAGCCCCACTACCGGTTGCGCCAGGGGCAGATCGTCGGTGAGATCGAGGAGTTGCTCGCCCATGATTACCATATCACCAACACCACCCTGCAATGCGAGTGCTCAAGCTGCCTGAGCGGGCCGGTGATCCAGCAGTTGCAGCATCGGCCGCGCCGCTCGAGCCTGTGCAGCCACGGGCACGGCTCGCACGAGCACCATCATTCCTGA
- a CDS encoding carbon-nitrogen family hydrolase has product MNRQIHAAAVQFNITLGDIARNRAKAFSALQRLADQGVELAVLPEMWSTGYDYRRLAELALETPRIVEDLQKEAARLGLVVVGSLPESENGKLYNTARVIDRGEIRGSYRKLHLFSTMGEDRFLAAGDRTLVASTSLGRLGVAICYDLRFPELFRKLALEGAEILCLPAEWPKPRQEHWRTLLRARAIENQQFVVAANCCGIQGKLDFFGMSLLISPWGEVLAEGGAEDCTPTALLDYEQMTSFRSKIRCFEDRRPEIYGILP; this is encoded by the coding sequence ATGAATCGACAAATCCACGCCGCCGCGGTGCAGTTCAATATTACCCTCGGCGATATCGCGCGCAACCGCGCCAAGGCTTTTTCCGCCCTGCAACGGCTGGCCGACCAAGGCGTTGAACTGGCGGTTTTGCCGGAGATGTGGAGCACCGGTTACGACTACCGCCGCCTGGCCGAACTGGCGCTGGAAACGCCCAGGATCGTGGAGGATTTGCAGAAGGAGGCGGCACGCCTCGGGCTGGTGGTGGTGGGCAGCCTGCCGGAGAGCGAAAACGGCAAGCTCTACAACACGGCCAGGGTCATTGATCGCGGCGAAATCCGCGGCAGCTACCGCAAACTGCACCTGTTTTCCACCATGGGCGAGGATCGCTTTCTCGCCGCCGGCGACCGCACCCTGGTGGCGTCGACCTCACTGGGGCGACTGGGCGTGGCCATCTGCTACGACCTGCGCTTTCCCGAGCTGTTTCGCAAGCTGGCTCTGGAAGGGGCCGAAATTCTGTGCCTGCCGGCGGAATGGCCCAAGCCCCGCCAGGAGCACTGGCGCACTCTGCTGCGGGCGCGCGCCATCGAAAATCAGCAATTCGTGGTCGCCGCCAACTGCTGCGGCATCCAGGGTAAACTGGATTTTTTCGGCATGAGCCTGCTTATCTCACCCTGGGGGGAAGTTCTCGCCGAGGGCGGCGCGGAAGACTGCACCCCGACGGCCCTTCTCGACTACGAGCAGATGACGAGTTTTCGCAGCAAAATCCGCTGCTTCGAGGATCGGCGCCCGGAAATTTACGGCATCCTGCCCTAG